In Rhinoraja longicauda isolate Sanriku21f chromosome 13, sRhiLon1.1, whole genome shotgun sequence, one genomic interval encodes:
- the LOC144599175 gene encoding uncharacterized protein LOC144599175 has protein sequence MASSIDKRQDKEADSLDVANVSGVSMGSSPGGSHSTTAGEDLARRESKRAVHGQRAEKPLLPPEYRRTPSPPSIEYLCHMESAEIAFRRVVERMGEWEEKINCISNRLQQVCCHIQGTTETETEKENIRDQGAGGNI, from the coding sequence ATGGCATCCTCCATCGACAAGCGCCAGGATAAGGAGGCAGATTCACTGGACGTTGCCAACGTGTCGGGGGTGTCAATGGGGTCTTCGCCGGGCGGATCACACAGCACAACCGCCGGCGAAGATCTGGCGAGAAGAGAAAGTAAGAGGGCGGTTCACGGGCAGAGAGCAGAGAAGCCATTGCTTCCCCCAGAGTATCGAAGGACGCCGAGCCCGCCTTCCATTGAGTATCTATGTCACATGGAGTCAGCGGAGATTGCTTTCCGGCGAGTGGTTGAGAGGATGGGCGAATGGGAGGAGAAAATCAACTGTATCTCCAATCGATTACAACAAGTTTGCTGCCATATTCAGGGTACCACGGAGACTGAGACAGAGAAGGAAAACATCCGCGATCAAGGCGCCGGGGGCAACATCTGA